The region CTTGCTGTTTGTCGACGAAAGCCACGTCGCCGTGCCTCAGGTGCGGGGGATGTATCGGGGGGATCGGGCGCGCAAAACCACCCTGGTGGAACACGGCTTTCGCCTGCCGTCGGCGCTGGACAACCGCCCCCTGACCTTTGAAGAGTGGGATGAAATTCGCCCCCTTTCGGTCTATGTCTCCGCTACTCCGGGTCCGTTTGAGATGGAGCGGAGCGGGGAGCGGGTGGTGGAACAGATCATCCGACCCACCGGGCTTCTGGACCCCCCCTGCTTCCTGCGGCCCGTGGAGGGGCAGGTGGATGATTTGATCCACGAAATCCGCCACACCCTCAAAGGGGGCCACCGGGTATTGGTCACCACCCTCACCAAGCGCATGGCGGAGGATCTCACCGAATATCTCAATGAGCTACAGATTGCCGTGCGCTATCTCCACTCCGATGTGGATACCCTGGAACGGATGGAAATCATCCGGGATCTGCGTCTGGGAGAATTTGATGTATTGGTGGGAATCAATCTTCTCCGGGAAGGCTTGGACCTGCCGGAGGTGGCGCTGGTGGCGATACTCGATGCCGACAAGGAGGGCTTTTTGCGTTCCGAAACCGCCCTCATCCAGACCATTGGCCGAGCCGCCCGCAATGTCGAGGGACGGGTGATTCTCTATGCCGACCGCATCACCGGTTCCATCGAGCGAGCCCTGGCGGAAACCAACCGGCGGCGGACCATCCAGGAGGCGTATAACAAGGAGCACGGCATCACCCCGATGTCGATCCAAAAAGAGGTCGGGGACTCCATCAAAGGTCTCTACGGTGCTGAAGATCGCTCCCCCAAGATCAACAAGGTGCTGCGGGTGGCTGAAGAAGAGGTGGTCTACAATCGGCGGAAAAAAACCCCAAAAGACCCCAAAAAAGAGATCGCCCGACTCAGAGGAAAAATGGAGTCAGCAGCCAAGTGTATGGAATTTGAAGTGGCTGCGGTCTATCGGGATCGACTGCTGACGCTGGAAAAAGCAGCCCTGATGGAGGGGGTGGATCCATAGGGGGGGATCTTAATGAAAAAATCAAAAGCCAGGGGAAGCTACACCGACCCCCTGCCAGGGATCAATCATGAATGCCAGCCCCCCGCCATTTTTATTGGGATCAGGTCACGATGACAATCAAATGGGCCGACAAACTCTCTGCCATTGAACCCTTCCATGTGATGGAAGTGTTGCAACGGGCCAACGCCCTGGAAGCTGCCGGGCGGGATATCGTCCGCCTGGAAGTGGGAGAGCCCCGCTTTCCCACCCCCCAACCGGTCATGAGAGCCGCCCAAAAAGCCCTGGCTCAGGATCTCACCCACTACACCCCGGCCCTGGGCATCCCCTCCCTGCGCCAGAAAATCGCCGAATGGTATCAACACCAATATGGGGTCGACCTTTCTCCCAACCGGGTAATCATCACCCCGGGCACCTCCGGGGCATTCATCATCGCTTTTGGCCTGCTTCTGAATCCCCAGGATCGCTTTGCCTTTGCCGATCCCGGCTATCCCTGCTACCCCAACATGATTCGCTTTTTGGGGGGAGAACCGGTGGCGGTGGCGGTAGGGCCTGAAAACCATTACCAACTGGATGTGGGGCAGTTGCAGTCGGAACTACAAAAAGGCTTGCGGGGGGTATTGATCACCAGCCCCTCCAACCCTACCGGAACCCTCATTCCCGATGAGGCTTTCTCCGGGGTGATTGAGGCTGTGGAGGCTGGCGGGGGAAGGGTGATTTCCGATGAGATCTATCACGGCATCACCTATGGGAAGCGGGCAAAAAGCGCCTTGGAATTTTCCCAAAACACCATCGTCATCAACGGCTTTTCCAAATATTTTGCCATGACCGGTTGGCGGTTGGGGTGGCTCATCGTCCCGGAAGAGGCGGTGCGTCAGGTGGAGAGCCTGGCCCAAAACCTTTTCATCTCCGCTCCGACCCTCTCTCAACATGCCGCCCTTGGAGCCTTCGAATGCCTGCCGATGTTGCAGGAGCGGGTGGCGCAATATGACACCAAACGGCGCTATCTGTTGAAAGCTCTGGAGAGGATGGGCTTCCAGGTGGCGGTGGAGCCCACGGGGGCTTTTTATATCTATGCCGATGTCACCCCGGTGCTGGCAGCTTGCGGCATTCCTGACAGCCAAGCCCTGGCCAGAGGATTGCTGGAGGAGGGGGGAGTCGCAGTGACACCAGGACTTGATTTTGGTCGGCACCGTTCGGAAAACCATCTGCGTTTTTCCTATGCCGGGGAATTGGAGCGTATTCGGGAAGGAATGGAGAGAATTGGGGGATATCTGGAAAAAATGAAAAAACAGGGTGGGGAAATTTAGGAGGTAGTCCTTTGGGGGCGGATCACCGACTCCTTATGGAACCCATCACTTGCCCTTCTTTTTTTTCTTTTTGGCCCCTTTGCCCATTTTGGCGTCAGAGGGATCGGTCTTGGTCTTGGATTTGCCGGATTTGGCAGATAAACCCTTGGCCCCTTTTGAGGCGGCTTTTTTGGATTTTTTATCTCTCCCTGAAACCCTGGAGGTCCCACCACCGCCAGCATTACCGCCAGCTGGGGTGTTCAGGCTGTTTTCCTCTGCTTCCGATTCGGCTTTCTGCTCCCCCAGCAACCGCAGCATGGTCAGCTGTGCCTCTTTGCGTCCCAGCAGGGAGAAACCCAAGCGCACCAAATCTTCCAGGGGGATGTCCCCTTCCTTATCCTTGCTGACCTTGAGGATGCCTGCTTGATCCCCTTCCCGCAAAAATTCCCCCAAGGCTTCCGGGGAGATGCCAGCCAGCCACGCCCCGTCCGCCAGGGTCAGCCCAGGCAGGGTATCGAGATGGCTCAGATCAAAATGCGCTTTGTTCTTGCGTCCCATGTCCTAATCATGCCAGAAACAAATCAGGTTGCACAGGGGATCTGTCACCTTGAAGGATAGACTCTGTTTGGCTTGGCCGGGAGTCTCTTGCTGAGAAAATCCCGAAATGCCGATGAACCAAAGGCCCACCCCGCTTGATGAACCCTCATGGGAATACCAAAGGCCCATCCGAACCATGACAGGCCAAGCTTTCAAACAAGGAATAAAGAGATGAATAACCTGTTTCGAGACGCAGAGAAACGATTTCAGAAGGCGCTGGATCATGTCACCCTTTCGGACGACACCATCGAGCGGCTGCGGATTCCCAAATCCTCTCTCCTGGTGCGTATTCCAGTGCGTATGGATAGTGGGGAGCTGAAAACCTTTCAGGGCTACCGGGTACGATTTGACGATACCCGGGGGCCCACCAAGGGGGGCATCCGTTTTCATCCCCAGGTCTCCCTGGATGAGGTGCAATCCCTGGCTTTCTGGATGACCTTTAAATGCGCTGTGCTGAACCTGCCATTTGGTGGTGCCAAAGGGGGGGTGGCTGTGGACCCCAAGCAGCTGTCCAAATTTGAGCTGGAGCGCCTGGCCCGGGGCTATATCAACGCCATTGCCGACTTTATCGGCCCGGATATCGACATACCCGCCCCGGATGTCTATACCAACGCCATGATCATGGGCTGGATGATGGATCAATATAACATCATCAACCGGCGCATCTCCCCTGCGGTAATCACCGGCAAACCTCTGGCCATGGGCGGCAGCCTCGGACGGGATGCAGCCACCGCCATGGGGGCCTTTTTCGTCATGGAGACCCTGCTGCCCAAACTGGATTATGAACCCGGCAAAACCACGGTAGCGGTGCAGGGATTCGGTAATGCCGGGGCCACTCTGGCGGAACTACTCTTCCAGGCGGAGTTCAAGGTGGTCGCAGTGAGTGATTCCCGAGGCGGCATCATAGCCCCCGAAGGTCTCGACATCCCCAGCGTTCGCCAACACAAGGAAAATTCCCGAGACCTGAAGGCGGTCTATTGTGATGGCTCGGTCTGTTCGGTGATAGAGCATAAAACCATCACCAATGCCGAGCTGTTGACCCTGGATGTGGATATTTTGGTGCCAGCTGCCCTGGAAAATCAGATCACAGTGGAAAACGCACCCGATATCAAAGCGCGATTGATTGTCGAAGTGGCCAACGGCCCCGTCACCTATGACGCCTGCAAGGTTTTGGAACACAAAGGGGCCGTGGTCATCCCGGACATTCTGGCCAATGCCGGAGGGGTTACCGTGAGCTATTTTGAATGGGTGCAAAACCGCATGGGCAACTATTGGACCCTGGAGGAGGTCAACCGACGGCTACGGAAAAAGATGGTGGCGGAGAGTGAAGCGGTCTGGGAAATCGCCAAATCCCGCGCCATCACCCTGCGAACGGCGGCCTATGTCCACGCCTTGGAGCGGATTGGGGAAGCGATGGATGCCCGGGGCAACAAGGATTTTTATTTGCGTAAGCGCTAGCCAGAGAGGGCCTGCCCTTCGCGTCGGCTGCTTTTGAGCCCGGAGTCGGTCGGGAACCGGGATATTCTTTATCCAGCAAGAGGCCACGGGGTTCAGCTAAACTATAGCGACCTATCCATCATCAGATGAAACGAACAGGGAATCCCCATGAAGACAATTCAAAAGTGGCTGGCGTTGTTGGTTTGCATGGCGGTAGCCATGCCCTTGTGGCTGGGAAGGGCGGAGGCTGCGGGGGAAGGTGGGTTGGATTTATCGGCCATGGAAGGCGGCCTGGCGGCCACCACGACGGCGATGATGAACGACCCTCAAATGCTGCAACAGATCCTGAGCCTCACTGAAGATCCCCAATTCAAAAAAGTGCTTGAAGATCCCGAGCTGATGCAGGCGATCTCCTCTGGAAATCTCAATGCCCTACTGACAAGCCCGGCGTTCATGAAGCTGTTGGAGCACCCCATCGTCGATCAAGTTCTTCAGAAGGGAGGGCAGTAGCCTTCTGAAGGAACAGGGAGTAGGAAGCAACCTGACAAAAGGTCAAACGCTTCGATTGAATAGCACGGAATGGCTTGGCTCTCGATACGGCGAGAGCGCCATAGGCCATTCGAGTCGATATGATCAGGTGATCAAGCCGCCAGGGACATCCACATGGGCCTGGGATGATCTCCGTCGCCATTCCTGGGCTGCCGCCCTTGGAGGATATCCAGGATCTGTTTGGCCTCCTCCAACTCCTTGATGCCCGTCACCGCGTTATGGCCATTGATATAGATGGCGTAGCCTTCCTCATCGATACCGATATCACACCGAATCATTTGAATATTCCTTACGCTGGGTCCGTTGAGCCTGCCCTGAACAGTGGTGATTGTGCAGGGCGTTTTCTGAGTCATTACAGGGGTAGATAGCAAAAATCAGACCACAAAAAAAATCATTCACCAAAACGATCTTTCCCAAAACCTCCTTGACATCGTGTAACCGCCCCCCATGAAAGCGTTTTTCCAGCTATCCACAATACCTGTGGATAAACCTGTGGATAAATTGTCATCGATGGCAAAAAATCCTTGTCCCGACAACTTTTAATGCCTTTTGCATCAAAAATGAGCGGATATATTTTTTCTTTATAAAACAGATATATACATGTACAAGAAAAAAATTTCACCGCCTCTTTAAGCCCCATTTCAGCCAAGAGGGTTTTCCATAAAATGGGCTGTGTATTGTTTTCTGAATCCATCTCTGCCAGAGGGGCAAAACAGGCAGGAAAAACAAGCTTCCACACTACCCGAAAAAAATATGATCCAGGCCAAAAAAAATATCCCCAACCCTCTCAAAACCCCCCTTTATAAGACCAAAAAGTGAGATTTTGTTGGCGGTTGCCTACGTCAAGGAGGTGTCAGAAAAAACCTGAACCGACGGATACTCATGACCCAGTACGGATCACAAAGCTGGCCTGGGTTATTTGGGGTGGTGATGTCGGGTGATGGATATTGAAGCGACGCAGCAACAGTGAGGAAGATTGAGGGGGAGGGTAGGGCGGTTGGAAAAATTGAATAGGGAGAAGGGGAGAGAAGCCACGATGGGGAAGGGAAGGGCTGTGCGTAATGACGACGGATTTTATGCCAGATTGGGTGGGGCGGGAGTGGGACTCCTGCCACACCCAATGGGTATCGTTTGAACGATTGATTCAATCGATGTCAAAAAACCGGTTGAGGTTGGCGGTGTAAAGAATTTTGCGCACCACCGAATTGGAGTTGATGATGGAAATCCGGGCGTTGTTTTCCTGGGCCTGCTTGCGCAGCAGCAGAAGCATGCCCAGAGCCGAGCTATCCATAAAACTGGTTTGGGAAAGATCAACGACATAATCCCTGCCAGGAAAGGGATCTTGGATAGAGCCCAAAAACTCCTGATAAAGCAAAAAATTGAAGGTGCCAATGATATTCAGTCTTGTGGCTTCTAATGTGATCTCTTTTTGGATTGGCATACGCACTCTCCTGACCGTTGAGTGGTGGCGATCCCTGTCACCTTGCTCTCTTCCCCCTGGATGCGGGGAAGGTATATGACCGAAAATGGCGGTTTGTCTGTGACACCGCTTCCGACTGAAAGAATGCTGGAATGAAATAACAATTTGGAGTCTGTGTAAAGGATTTGTGAATTTCTCGTTAAAAGTGTGAAAATGTTCGCAGCCCCATACCACCCTTTGAAATGGACCTGAAAAGGTACGAAACAAAGACCTGACAAGCCAGATTCTGCAACACCATTATCACATCAAGATGATGTAATTTTTGCATTTTTGCAATAAATCGGGGGCTGGATATCCCCAAAAATGTTATCCTGAATTTTGGATTGGATACCGGACAACAACGCCCTGGCTGATGGCTTGACAGGATTGGAGCCAGGACCATCTCACCTGTCAACCCAGCTGAACCGGCATTGGGCCTGGATGGGGGAGTGGACGCAAAAGGTTGGAGATTACGATGGCTGTCATCTGTTCAGAATGTGATTTTGAAAGAAATATTTGACTTTTTTATTATGTAAAATTATGCGTCAATTGTTCCAACAATGAACTCATCAAAAAAAACATTCCCCTGAAAGATTGTCTCCTCTAGACCTCCCTGCTGCTGAATCTGGTTTTGATTGCCTCCCACTCGGTTTGACTCTTTTTCACCCCCCGCCATCCTACAGCTTTGTCAGACAGCGGGCTTAATCACCCCCCTTTGAAACAACCATCCCTGCGGATGATTTTCATCCCTTTGACAGGCGCTTATGCCTGGGACTAACCACTGGAGCCCAAAACAGCTAAAACAGACGGCTCTTGGCTGGGAACTCCTTTTACCCGTTGATATTTTTTCTCAAGCATACCAATCTGTCACCGATAAAGCCTGATCGAACAGTCGAATGGCAGATGAGTGGATTGAAAGCAGGTTCATCCCGGGGATGACCAAACCAGGGTAGGGGAGTGAAATCGGCAAATGGAAAAAACGGAACCTTCTTTCAAAGGGCCCGAAGGTGGTGCCAAACAGGAGTCACCCATTGGAGGTGTCGGCGGGGGCTCGGCCAGCCAATTTTTGGAACGGCTGATTGCAGCCCTTGAAGAGGGCCGGGCAGCGGAACGGGAAGCGATGTCCCAGCTTTTTCAGGAGACCCTTCGGGAACAGAAAAAAAACCGCCGGTCGAAAAACTGGTTCCGTTTTTTTATCGCCGCCTATCTGGCGGCTCTGTTGTGGCTCGCTTATTCGGACACGCTTCCCGGGGTGGAGATGGACGCCCTCTCCTCTGGGAAAAGCCACACGGCTGTCGTGGATATTCGAGGCTCCATCATGGCCAATGGTGAATACAGCGCCGAAAAGGTGATCGATGGCTTGCAGGAGGCTTTCAAGGATCCGGATACCGCCGGAGTGGTATTGCGCATCAACAGCCCGGGGGGAAGCCCGGTTCAGTCGGGCATGATCTACGATGAGATACAGCGCCTGACCAAAAAATATCCCAGCAAGCCTCTTTATGCCGCCCTGGAAGATATCTGCGCTTCTGGCGGCTACTATATCGCTTCGGCTGCCAAGGAAATTTTTGCAGACAAGGCGAGCCTGGTGGGCTCCATCGGCGTGGTGCTGCGCTCCTTTGGCTTTGAGGAAACCTTAAACAAGGTAGGCGCTGAAAACCGCACCCTGACGGCTGGCAAGAGTAAGGCCTTTCTGGATCCTTTTGGTCCGGTGAAAGAGGAAGATCGGCTCCATGCCCAAGGACTTCTGGATAAAATCCACCGGCAGTTTATCAATGCCGTCCGCAAAGGGCGCGGTAAACGGCTTAAAAGCTGGGAAAAAGGTCTTTTTGAAGGGCTTGTCTGGACGGGCGAGGAGGCGGTAGCCAAAGGCTTGGTGGATGGTTTGGGCTCCACTGCCTGGATCGCCAGAGAGCGCATCAAAGCTGAAAAAGTCGTTGATTTTACCAAGAAAAAAGATTGGGTGAGTCGTGTCTCAGAAAACCTCGCAGGCACTTTTTTTGATGCCCTGGCGTTGCGGACAATAGCCAATCTGGAGTAGCTGAAAATCCTGGGGATGGCGGCACCTCTCGATTCCCGGAGAGGAGGCCATCCCCAAGCTCCCCTATTTGATCTTCATGCCGGGCTTGGCCCCCTCATCCAGAGAGAGGATGAAGAGATCCTGGCCTCCAGGCCCCGCAGCCAGCACCATGCCTTCCGACAAACCAAATTTCATCTTGCGCGGCTTGAGATTGACCACCGCCACCGTCAGGCGACCTACCAATGCCCCGGGATCGGCATAAGCGCCCCGAATGCCCGCAAACACCTGCCGCTCTCCCAACTCTCCCAGATCGAGCTTCAACTGTAAGAGTTTATCGGCCCCCTTCACCTGCTCAGCTGCCGCAATCCGGGCCACCCGGAGATCCACCTTCATAAAATCATCGATACCGATTTCAGGGCTGACAGCGTCCTGACTGGATTTTTTTTCGGGGGCTTTCGTCGGCTGGCCCTCATCCCGGGAAGCATCCACCAGGGACTGAACCTTTTTCGGCTCTACCCGCACCATCAGATGCTTGAATTTTTTGATGGTGTGGCCAACCAGGGGTTCCCGGCGGGACTCCCAGGTAAACGGGGGAAGATTCAGGAAAGCCTCACAACGCTCTGCCGTCACCGGCAGGACCGGTTTAAGGTAAACCATCAGCACCCGAAACAGATTGAGGGCGACAGAGCAGCTGTTTTGCAGCTCTTGGGCTTTTTCCGGATCTTTGGCCAACACCCAGGGGGCATTTTCCTCAACAAAGCGGTTGGCCTCATCCGCCAAAGCCATAATGGCCCGCATTCCCTTGCTAAACTCCCGTTTTTCATAAAGATCTGCGATCTCCTCGCCAGCTGCCACAAAACGCCCATGGAGGCCGTTATCGGCGGGGTAGGGGGCTGACAGCTCGCCATTAAACCGTTTATGGATGAATCCAGCGGTGCGGGAGGCCAGATTGACCACCTTCCCCACCAGGTCGCTGTTGATCCGGAGGGCAAAATCCTCCAGATTGAGATCGATGTCGTCCACCCGGCTGGTGAGCTTGGTGGCATAGTAATACCGCAGATATTCCGGATCCAAAAATTCCAGATATTTCCGGGCGTTGATGAAGGTTCCCCGGGATTTGGACATCTTTTGCCCATCCACGGTCAAAAAGCCGTGGGCATAGACCGCATTGGGGGTGCGAAAGCCCGCTCCCTTGAGCATGGCAGGCCAGAAAAGGGTATGAAAATAAACGATATCCTTGCCGATAAAGTGATACACTTCGGCCAAGTCGTCCCGCCGCCAATAGTCGTCAAAGTTGCGTTCGTGGCGTTTGCAATAGTCCCAGGTAGAGGCCATATAGCCCACAGGGGCATCGAGCCAGACATAAAAAAACTTGCCCGGGGCATCGGGAATTTCAAAGCCGAAGTAGGGACCATCCCGGGAAATATCCCAATTTTTCAAGCCCTCTCCAAACCATTCATCCAGCTTGTTGGCCATCTCCTCCTGAACCGCCCCGGAGCGGGTCCACTCTTTAAGGAAATCTTCAAAGTCCCCCAGCTTGAAAAAATAGTGTTCCGACTCCTTTTCCACCGGATTTGAGCCACACAGAGCACAACCGGCTTCCTTGAGATCGAGAGGGGAGTAGGTGGCACTGCACACCTCACAGGCATCCCCATATTGATCCAAGGCCCCACAGGAAGGGCAGGTGCCCCGGATAAAGCGGTCGGGAAGGAACATTTCATCTTTGGGACAGTAGGCCTGACGCACCGTATCCCGGTGTATATGGCCAGCCTCCCGATTTTTCAGATAAATTTCCTCTGAAAGCTGCCGATTTTCCTCAGAATTGGTACTGTAATAGTTGTCGAAGGCGATGTGAAAGCCATCAAAATCAGCCATGTGCTCCTTCTGCATTCTTTCCACCAACGCCTCGGGCGTGATCCCTTCCTTACGAGCGCGGATCATCACCGGCGTGCCATGGGTATCATCGGCGCAGACATAAAGGCAGTCATGCTCCCGAAGTTTCTGGTAACGGACCCAGATATCGGTCTGGATATATTCCACCAGATGGCCCAGGTGGATGTGGCCGTTGGCGTACGGCAGGGCGCTGGTAACCAAAATGCGACGCATGGCAGGATCTCGATTTTGATGTCAGGAGAAATGGAAAACATGGATCCTGGGATTCTAGGCCCGTGAACACAAAGCGGCAAGAGGTGGGCTGAAAGAGGGGCGTTCACCACAGACAGAGGGGCGTTCACCACAGACAGGTGTGCTGGAATCCCACAAAAAAAGAGCCTGGGATCAAAAACCGGAAATTTCCATCATTCAACCACCAAAATCAGCAAATTTCAGGTGTTCATTGGTAACCAATTGATTGCAAAGAACAATCCGCATGCACACTAAATTTAACATAATATATCTTATGCGACATTTACCTTTAATTGCTCCAAATCGGGATATTTTGGCGATAACCGGGTCTCTTAGGATAAACAGAGAATTGAGCCTGCCGTCAGTTCGGTGTAACATAGCGCTTTGAGGTGTAACCGAGCGCTATGATGATTGCTTGATGAGATTGTTTGGCAACGGAATACGGACAAAGAAGGAAACGGCGTCATGAAGGAAATCAGGCCATGATGGCTACCAGTCAGCCGGATCCCGCCAATGGCGATTTTCTTTCACGCCTGGAAAGCCTGACACGGATCACTCGAAATCTCTCATCCGAGCATCAGCTGGAAAGCTTGGTCAAAACGATTCTCCACGGTGTCCAATCCCTGGTCAATGCCGACGCCGGGGCTGTTTTTATCCTCGCCGAGGGCCAAAAACTCCAATTCAAATATCAGCGGATCACTTCTCTGGGCATTGAGATCGATGATCAATCCCAGGAAGCCGTCAACTTTCCAGATCGCTCCCTGGCTGAAAAAGACGGCGGACCCAACCTGGCGGATGTACCCACCGCCGTGGTGGTGGAAAACCGCACGGTCAACCTGGCGGATATCCACGAGAAGAGCGCATTCGACTTTTCCCAACTACTCCAATTTGAACAAAAACGGGGCTACCGCTCCAAATCCCTGCTGGCCGTGCCCCTGCGCAACCAACAGGACGACATTCTCGGGGTGCTGCAACTGACCAATGCCCTGGATCCTGTGAGTGGGGAAATAAGAGAATTTTCTGCGATTGATCAAGCGTTTGTCGAGTCCATGGCCTCCCAGGCGGCCATCATGCAGACCAACAACAAGCTCATTGAACAGCTGACAGCCATCGGCATTGCCCTCTCCTCGGAGAAAAATACCAACCGCCTGCTTGAGACCATTCTTTTGGCCCTCAAGGAGCTGACCAACGCCGATGCCGGCACCCTCTACAGCGCGACAAAAAATCAAACCCTCAAGTTTGAAATCATCCGTACCGACTCCCTCAACATCGCCATGGGAGGAACCACCGGCGTTCCGATCCATTTTCCAGAGCTGCCCCTCTATCGCAACGGAGAACCCAACCTCCAGATGGTAGCGGCCTTTGCCGCCCTTAAAGAAAAAACAGTTAATATACCGGATGCTTACGAGGCCCAAGGATTTGATTTTACCGGTACCCGCGCCTTTGACCGAAAGACGGGCTACCGCTCCACCTCGTTTTTGACTGTCCCCCTGAAAAATCATGAAAATGAAATTATCGGGGTGCTACAGCTGATCAACTCCAAGGATCGCGTGACCAACGCCATCCGCCCATTTTCCCTGGAAGATCAAAGACTGGCAGAGTCCCTGGCCTCCCAGGCAGCCATTGCGTTTACCAACCAACGGCTCATCGAAAACCTCAAACAGCTCTTCGAAGCCTTCATCCAATCCATCGCCTCGGCCATCGACGATAAATCCGCCTACACCGGTGGCCATTGTCATCGGGTGCCGGTGCTCTCGGAAATGCTCATCGAAGCCGCCATCAATACCGATCACGGCCCATTGGAAAAATTTGAACTCAGCGAAGACGAAATGTACGAGCTGAAAATCGCCTCCTGGTTGCACGACTGCGGCAAGGTGGTCACCCCAACGGAAGTGGTGGATAAGGGCACCAAGCTCGAAACCATCTTCGACCGGGTCAACATGGTGGATACCCGCTTCGAAGTGTTGATTCGTGACGCTGAAATCGCCTTCATGAAGGATAAACTGGCGGCGGTGGAAGAAGGCCGTACCGGGGATATTCCAGCCCTGGAGGAACAATTCAAGGCGGCGGTCGCCCAACTGCGAGAAGAGCGGGAGTTCATTCGGGAGAGCAATATTGGCGGGGAGTTCATGTCCCAGGATCGCCAGGAACGGGTTAAAACCATTGCCCAACGCCGGTGGATCAATCCCGAAGGCGAGGACGTTGCGTTTCTTTCCGAAAATGAGGTCTACAACCTCAATATCGCCAAAGGAACCATCACCAAGGAAGAGCGGGATATCATCAACCATCACGTCACCGCCTCCATCAAAATGCTCCAGGCCCTGCCCTTCCCGAGAAACCTGAGAAACGTCACTGAAATAGCCGGCGCTCACCACGAAACCATGATCGGCAGCGGCTATCCCAAGGGACTCAAAAGAGAGGATATGTCCGTTCAGGCCCGGGCGCTGGCCATCGCCGACGTCTTCGAAGCCCTCACCGCCCGGGATCGTCCCTATAAAAAAGGCAAAACCCTCTCCCAATCCCTGCGAATTCTCGGCTTCATGAAAAAAGACCAACACATCGATCCCGACCTCTTCCAGGTCTTTATCGACGAAAAGGTCTATCTCCGCTATGCCGAGGAATATCTCTCTCCGGAGCAGATCGACGAGGTCATTCCCGAAAAAATTCCGGGCTACACGCCATAGAAAACAGCCTGCTTATTTTTAAAAAAGCATCATAAAACAGCAAGTTAAGAAACAATATCGCAAACACTCCTTCAACAGAGAGTGTCTAAGCGGCTTGGTCATCCAAAAAATGTCCGATGACCTGGGCTGGGAATTTTCACTTTCACCCACCCCTCTCCCATCAAATAGTCATACACTCCCCACCTCCCCCACCAGAATACAAAAACCGGAGCCCCCTCCCCTTCCCCACTATTGGAAACACAAACGGTCGACATCACCAGCTCAAAAAAAGACCCCATGGCAAATTTTTTGGGCCATGGGGTCTTTGATCGAGATAACAAAGGGGGACTCCAAACTAATCGGTCGCCACCCGGAAAAGCTGCTCCAAATCGAGCTGCCCTTTAAGCACTTTGGCCACACCATCCTGGATCAGGGTACGCATTCCCCCCTTGATCCCCTCTTCCCTGAGTTCCGCAGCCTTGGCTGAAGAGGCAATCATCCGTTTCAGTTCGTCTGTCACCACCAGCAGTTCGTGGATGCCGGTCCGCCCCTTATAGCCCGTCTTGTTGCATTTACCA is a window of Magnetococcales bacterium DNA encoding:
- the metG gene encoding methionine--tRNA ligase, which codes for MRRILVTSALPYANGHIHLGHLVEYIQTDIWVRYQKLREHDCLYVCADDTHGTPVMIRARKEGITPEALVERMQKEHMADFDGFHIAFDNYYSTNSEENRQLSEEIYLKNREAGHIHRDTVRQAYCPKDEMFLPDRFIRGTCPSCGALDQYGDACEVCSATYSPLDLKEAGCALCGSNPVEKESEHYFFKLGDFEDFLKEWTRSGAVQEEMANKLDEWFGEGLKNWDISRDGPYFGFEIPDAPGKFFYVWLDAPVGYMASTWDYCKRHERNFDDYWRRDDLAEVYHFIGKDIVYFHTLFWPAMLKGAGFRTPNAVYAHGFLTVDGQKMSKSRGTFINARKYLEFLDPEYLRYYYATKLTSRVDDIDLNLEDFALRINSDLVGKVVNLASRTAGFIHKRFNGELSAPYPADNGLHGRFVAAGEEIADLYEKREFSKGMRAIMALADEANRFVEENAPWVLAKDPEKAQELQNSCSVALNLFRVLMVYLKPVLPVTAERCEAFLNLPPFTWESRREPLVGHTIKKFKHLMVRVEPKKVQSLVDASRDEGQPTKAPEKKSSQDAVSPEIGIDDFMKVDLRVARIAAAEQVKGADKLLQLKLDLGELGERQVFAGIRGAYADPGALVGRLTVAVVNLKPRKMKFGLSEGMVLAAGPGGQDLFILSLDEGAKPGMKIK
- a CDS encoding GAF domain-containing protein, whose amino-acid sequence is MMATSQPDPANGDFLSRLESLTRITRNLSSEHQLESLVKTILHGVQSLVNADAGAVFILAEGQKLQFKYQRITSLGIEIDDQSQEAVNFPDRSLAEKDGGPNLADVPTAVVVENRTVNLADIHEKSAFDFSQLLQFEQKRGYRSKSLLAVPLRNQQDDILGVLQLTNALDPVSGEIREFSAIDQAFVESMASQAAIMQTNNKLIEQLTAIGIALSSEKNTNRLLETILLALKELTNADAGTLYSATKNQTLKFEIIRTDSLNIAMGGTTGVPIHFPELPLYRNGEPNLQMVAAFAALKEKTVNIPDAYEAQGFDFTGTRAFDRKTGYRSTSFLTVPLKNHENEIIGVLQLINSKDRVTNAIRPFSLEDQRLAESLASQAAIAFTNQRLIENLKQLFEAFIQSIASAIDDKSAYTGGHCHRVPVLSEMLIEAAINTDHGPLEKFELSEDEMYELKIASWLHDCGKVVTPTEVVDKGTKLETIFDRVNMVDTRFEVLIRDAEIAFMKDKLAAVEEGRTGDIPALEEQFKAAVAQLREEREFIRESNIGGEFMSQDRQERVKTIAQRRWINPEGEDVAFLSENEVYNLNIAKGTITKEERDIINHHVTASIKMLQALPFPRNLRNVTEIAGAHHETMIGSGYPKGLKREDMSVQARALAIADVFEALTARDRPYKKGKTLSQSLRILGFMKKDQHIDPDLFQVFIDEKVYLRYAEEYLSPEQIDEVIPEKIPGYTP